The Rhopalosiphum maidis isolate BTI-1 chromosome 1, ASM367621v3, whole genome shotgun sequence genome has a segment encoding these proteins:
- the LOC113557068 gene encoding LOW QUALITY PROTEIN: homeobox protein B-H1-like (The sequence of the model RefSeq protein was modified relative to this genomic sequence to represent the inferred CDS: deleted 1 base in 1 codon), translated as MTVHELTAASAAGTMPMHHLGRSRFMITDILSDNGRNNGSGSPVSPASSTDGPRDLSLHGRASSGSNGGGGGQGAGPAGVGGGPADSDLSDDHESGTDSGLPGDNSSVCSNGHRDDDGRNSGSNLSKKQRKARTAFTDHQLQTLEKSFERQKYLSVQDRMELAAKLNLSDTQVKTWYQNRRTKWKRQTAVGLELLAEAGNYAAFQRLYGGPPYGCWPYPAGAAGAAGGVSGGGGVSGAGGAPSAADLYYRQAAVAAAAVSTLQKPLAYRLYPGMAGGPGAAGSGAGASGHHHHHHHIPPPPVPLAHPMYYGGVHHPATMPPMPGRSPTPEPPGRSARDSPRSTVDSRPGSVDVEDDGSDSPNVDV; from the exons ATGACCGTGCACGAACTCACAGCCGCTTCGGCGGCCGGCACCATGCCCATGCACCATCTCGGCAGGTCTCGGTTCATGATCACTGACATACTGTCCGACAACGGCCGCAATAACGGCAGCGGTTCGCCCGTGTCGCCTGCTTCGTCCACGGACGGGCCACGCGACCTGTCTCTTCACGGGCGCGCGTCCTCCGGCAGCAACGGCGGAGGCGGCGGCCAGGGAGCGGGGCCCGCCGGCGTTGGCGGAGGT CCGGCCGACTCGGACCTGAGCGACGATCACGAGAGCGGCACTGACAGCGGACTGCCGGGCGACAACTCGTCCGTTTGCTCCAACG GCCACAGAGACGACGATGGTCGGAATTCTGGTTCAAATCTTAGCAAGAAACAGAGAAAAGCGAGGACGGCGTTCACGGACCACCAGTTGCAAACACTCGAAAAGAGTTTCGAAAGACAAAAGTACCTGAGCGTCCAGGACCGCATGGAATTGGCGGCTAAGCTCAATCTGTCCGACACCCAAGTCAAGACCTGGTATCAGAACAGAAG GACCAAATGGAAACGTCAGACGGCAGTAGGCCTGGAACTATTAGCCGAGGCGGGCAACTACGCGGCATTCCAACGGCTGTACGGCGGGCCGCCGTACGGTTGCTGGCCGTATCCGGCCGGTGCCGCGGGAGCTGCAGGCGGCGTATCCGGCGGGGGCGGCGTCTCGGGCGCGGGCGGTGCACCGTCCGCCGCCGACCTGTACTACCGGCAGGCAGCCGTAGCCGCGGCCGCCGTGTCGACGCTCCAGAAGCCGCTGGCCTACAGGCTGTACCCCGGTATGGCGGGCGGTCCGGGTGCCGCGGGCTCGGGCGCCGGCGCGTCTGGCCACCATCACCACCATCACCACATACCACCGCCGCCCGTGCCGCTCGCGCACCCGATGTACTACGGTGGCGTCCACCATCCGGCCACCATGCCGCCGATGCCCGGCCGCAGTCCGACGCCCGAACCACCCGGCCGGTCGGCGCGCGACTCGCCCAGATCGACGGTGGACAGCCGGCCCGGTTCGGTGGACGTCGAAGACGACGGGTCCGACTCGCCCAACGTGGACGTTTAA